From a single Callithrix jacchus isolate 240 chromosome 5, calJac240_pri, whole genome shotgun sequence genomic region:
- the LIG3 gene encoding DNA ligase 3 isoform X6: MSLAFKILFPQTIRALSQKEPCLFRGHHWPDVRQFSQWSETDLLHGQRLFLRRKPILSFQESHLRSRATYLVCLPGLHVGLCSGPCEMAEQRFCVDYAKRGTAGCKKCKEKIVKGICRIGKVVPNPFSESGGDMKEWYHIKCMFEKLERARATTKKIEDLTELEGWEELEDNEKEQITQHIADLSSKAASTPKKKAVVQAKLTTTGQVTSPVKGTSFVTSTNPRKFSGFSAKPNTSGEAPSSPTRKTSLSSSKCDPRHKDCLLREFRKLCAMVADNSSYNTKTQIIQDFLRKGSAGDGFHGDVYLTVKLLLPGVIKSVYNLNDKQIVKLFSRIFNCNPDEMARDLEQGDVSETIRVFFEQSKSFPPAAKSLLTIQEVDEFLLRLSKLTKEDEQQQALQDIASRCTANDLKCIIRLIKHDLKMNSGAKHVLDALDPNAYEAFKASRNLQDVVERVLRNEQEVEKKPGQRRALSVQASLMTPVQPMLAEACKSIEYAMKKCPNGMFSEIKYDGERVQVHKNGDHFSYFSRSLKPVLPHKVVHFKDYIPQAFPGGQSMILDSEVLLIDNKTGKPLPFGTLGVHKKAAFQDANVCLFVFDCIYFNDVSLMDRPLCERRKFLHENMVEIPNRIMFSEMKRVTKASDLADMITRVIREGLEGLVLKDVKGTYEPGKRHWLKVKKDYLNEGAMADTADLVVLGAFYGQGSKGGMMSIFLMGCYDPGSQKWCTVTKCAGGHDDATLARLQKELDMVKISKDPSKIPSWLKVNKIYYPDFIVPDPKKAAVWEITGAEFSKSEAHTADGISIRFPRCTRIRDDKDWKSATNLPQLKELYQLSKEKADFTVMAGDEGSSTTGGSSEENKGPSGSSVSHKAPIASPSKPYTSTKKAEGKLSNSNSKSGNMLTAKPSPVTMGEKLAMKSSPVKVGEKRKAADETLCQTKRRPASEQRGRRTVPAGRR, translated from the exons ATGTCTTTGGCTTTCAAGATCCTCTTTCCACAAACCATCCGTGCACTCAGCCAAAAAGAACCGTGCCTATTCCGAGGACATCACTGGCCTGATGTAAGACAATTCAGCCAGTGGTCAGAAACAGATCTGCTTCATGGCCAGCGCCTCTTCCTGAGAAGAAAGCCTATTCTGTCATTCCAGGAAAGCCATCTAAGATCACGTGCCACCTACCTTGTTTGCTTGCCAGGGTTGCATGTGGGACTCTGCAGTGGCCCCTGTGAGATGGCTGAGCAACGGTTCTGTGTGGACTATGCCAAGCGTGGCACAGCTGGCTGCAAAAAATGCAAGGAAAAGATTGTGAAGGGCATATGCCGAATTGGCAAAGTGGTACCAAATCCCTTCTCAGAGTCTGGGGGTGATATGAAAGAGTGGTACCACATTAAATGCATGTTTGAGAAACTAGAGCGGGCCCGGGCCACCACAAAAAAAATCGAGGACCTCACAGAGCTGGAAGGCTGGGAGGAACTGGAAGATAATGAGAAGGAACAGATAACCCAGCACATTGCAG ATCTGTCCTCTAAGGCAGCAAGTACACCAAAGAAGAaagctgttgtccaggctaagtTGACAACCACTGGCCAGGTGACATCTCCAGTGAAAGGCACCTCATTTGTTACCAGTACTAATCCCCGGAAATTTTCTGGCTTTTCAG CCAAACCCAACACCTCTGGGGAAGCCCCCTCAAGCCCCACCCGTAAGACAAGTCTGTCTTCAAGCAAATGTGACCCCAGGCATAAGGACTGTCTGCTACGGGAGTTTCGAAAGTTGTGCGCCATGGTGGCTGATAATTCTAGCTACAACACCAAGACCCAGATCATCCAGGACTTCCTTCGGAAAGGCTCAGCAGGAG ATGGTTTCCACGGTGATGTGTACCTAACAGTGAAGCTGCTGCTGCCAGGAGTCATTAAGAGTGTTTACAACTTGAATGATAAGCAGATTGTGAAGCTTTTCAGTCGCATCTTTAACTGCAACCCAGATGAGATGGCACGGGACCTAGAGCAG ggtgaCGTGTCAGAGACAATCAGAGTCTTCTTTGAGCAGAGCAAGTCTTTTCCCCCAGCTGCCAAGAGCCTCCTTACCATCCAGGAAGTGGATGAGTTCCTTCTGCGGCTGTCCAAGCTCACCAAGGAGGATGAGCAGCAACAGGCCCTGCAGGACATTGCCTCCAG GTGTACAGCCAATGACCTTAAATGCATCATCAGGTTGATCAAACATGATCTGAAGATGAACTCAGGTGCAAAACATGT GTTAGACGCCCTTGACCCCAATGCCTATGAAGCCTTCAAAGCCTCGCGCAACCTGCAGGATGTGGTGGAGCGGGTCCTTCGCAATGAGCAGGAGGTGGAGAAGAAGCCAGGCCAGAGACGAGCTCTGAGCGTCCAGGCCTCACTGATGACACCTGTGCAGCCCATGCTG GCGGAGGCCTGCAAGTCCATTGAGTATGCAATGAAGAAGTGTCCCAATGGCATGTTCTCTGAGATCAAGTACGATGGAGAGCGAGTCCAAGTGCATAAGAATGGGGACCACTTCAGCTACTTCAGCCGCAGTCTCAAGCCCGTCTTGCCTCACAAG GTGGTCCACTTTAAGGACTACATCCCCCAAGCTTTTCCTGGGGGCCAAAGCATGATCTTGGACTCGGAGGTGCTTCTGATTGACAACAAGACAGGGAAGCCACTGCCCTTTGGGACTCTGGGAGTGCACAAG AAAGCGGCCTTTCAGGATGCCAATGTCtgcctgtttgtttttgattGTATCTACTTTAATGATGTCAGCTTGATGGACAG GCCTCTGTGTGAGCGGCGGAAGTTTCTTCATGAGAACATGGTTGAAATTCCAAACCGGATCATGTTCTCAGAAATGAAACGAGTCACA AAAGCTTCGGACTTGGCTGACATGATAACCCGGGTGATCCGGGAGGGATTGGAGGGGCTGGTGCTGAAGGATGTGAAG GGTACATATGAGCCTGGGAAGCGGCACTGGCTGAAAGTGAAGAAAGACTATTTGAATGAGGGGGCCATGGCCGACACAGCTGACCTGGTGGTCCTTGGGGCCTTCTATGGGCAAGGGAGCAAAG GCGGCATGATGTCAATCTTCCTCATGGGCTGCTATGACCCTGGCAGCCAGAAGTGGTGCACAGTCACCAAGTGTGCAGGAGGCCATGACGATGCCACACTTGCCCGCCTTCAGAAGGAACTAGACATGGTGAAGATCAGCAAG GACCCCAGCAAAATACCCAGCTGGCTGAAGGTCAACAAGATCTACTATCCTGACTTCATCGTCCCAGACCCAAAG AAAGCTGCTGTGTGGGAGATCACAGGGGCTGAATTCTCCAAATCGGAGGCTCACACAGCTGATGGGATCTCCATCCGATTCCCTCGCTGCACCCGAATCCGAGATGATAAGGACTGGAAATCTGCCACTAACCTTCCTCAACTCAAG GAACTGTACCAGCTGTCCAAGGAGAAAGCAGACTTCACTGTAATGGCTGGAGATGAAGGAAGCTCTACTACAGGGGGTAGCAGTGAAGAGAATAAAGGTCCCTCGGGGTCTTCTGTGTCCCACAAGGCTCCCATCGCCTCCCCCAGCAAGCCATACACCAGTACCAAGAAAGCAGAAGGGAAGCTGAGTAACTCCAACAGCAAAAGCG GCAACATGCTGACTGCAAAGCCTTCCCCTGTGACAATGGGAGAGAAGCTGGCCATGAAGTCTTCTCCGGTGAAAGTGGGGGAGAAGCGGAAAGCTGCTGATGAGACCCTGTGCCAAACAAAG AGGCGGCCAGCCAGCgagcagagaggaaggagaactgtgccAGCAGGCAGGAGATAG
- the LIG3 gene encoding DNA ligase 3 isoform X7 produces the protein MSLAFKILFPQTIRALSQKEPCLFRGHHWPDVRQFSQWSETDLLHGQRLFLRRKPILSFQESHLRSRATYLVCLPGLHVGLCSGPCEMAEQRFCVDYAKRGTAGCKKCKEKIVKGICRIGKVVPNPFSESGGDMKEWYHIKCMFEKLERARATTKKIEDLTELEGWEELEDNEKEQITQHIADLSSKAASTPKKKAVVQAKLTTTGQVTSPVKGTSFVTSTNPRKFSGFSDGFHGDVYLTVKLLLPGVIKSVYNLNDKQIVKLFSRIFNCNPDEMARDLEQGDVSETIRVFFEQSKSFPPAAKSLLTIQEVDEFLLRLSKLTKEDEQQQALQDIASRCTANDLKCIIRLIKHDLKMNSGAKHVLDALDPNAYEAFKASRNLQDVVERVLRNEQEVEKKPGQRRALSVQASLMTPVQPMLAEACKSIEYAMKKCPNGMFSEIKYDGERVQVHKNGDHFSYFSRSLKPVLPHKVVHFKDYIPQAFPGGQSMILDSEVLLIDNKTGKPLPFGTLGVHKKAAFQDANVCLFVFDCIYFNDVSLMDRPLCERRKFLHENMVEIPNRIMFSEMKRVTKASDLADMITRVIREGLEGLVLKDVKGTYEPGKRHWLKVKKDYLNEGAMADTADLVVLGAFYGQGSKGGMMSIFLMGCYDPGSQKWCTVTKCAGGHDDATLARLQKELDMVKISKDPSKIPSWLKVNKIYYPDFIVPDPKKAAVWEITGAEFSKSEAHTADGISIRFPRCTRIRDDKDWKSATNLPQLKELYQLSKEKADFTVMAGDEGSSTTGGSSEENKGPSGSSVSHKAPIASPSKPYTSTKKAEGKLSNSNSKSGNMLTAKPSPVTMGEKLAMKSSPVKVGEKRKAADETLCQTKVLLDIFTGVRLYLPPSTPDFSRLRRYFVAFDGDLVQEFDMASATHILCSRDKNPSAQQVSPEWIWACIRKRRLVAPC, from the exons ATGTCTTTGGCTTTCAAGATCCTCTTTCCACAAACCATCCGTGCACTCAGCCAAAAAGAACCGTGCCTATTCCGAGGACATCACTGGCCTGATGTAAGACAATTCAGCCAGTGGTCAGAAACAGATCTGCTTCATGGCCAGCGCCTCTTCCTGAGAAGAAAGCCTATTCTGTCATTCCAGGAAAGCCATCTAAGATCACGTGCCACCTACCTTGTTTGCTTGCCAGGGTTGCATGTGGGACTCTGCAGTGGCCCCTGTGAGATGGCTGAGCAACGGTTCTGTGTGGACTATGCCAAGCGTGGCACAGCTGGCTGCAAAAAATGCAAGGAAAAGATTGTGAAGGGCATATGCCGAATTGGCAAAGTGGTACCAAATCCCTTCTCAGAGTCTGGGGGTGATATGAAAGAGTGGTACCACATTAAATGCATGTTTGAGAAACTAGAGCGGGCCCGGGCCACCACAAAAAAAATCGAGGACCTCACAGAGCTGGAAGGCTGGGAGGAACTGGAAGATAATGAGAAGGAACAGATAACCCAGCACATTGCAG ATCTGTCCTCTAAGGCAGCAAGTACACCAAAGAAGAaagctgttgtccaggctaagtTGACAACCACTGGCCAGGTGACATCTCCAGTGAAAGGCACCTCATTTGTTACCAGTACTAATCCCCGGAAATTTTCTGGCTTTTCAG ATGGTTTCCACGGTGATGTGTACCTAACAGTGAAGCTGCTGCTGCCAGGAGTCATTAAGAGTGTTTACAACTTGAATGATAAGCAGATTGTGAAGCTTTTCAGTCGCATCTTTAACTGCAACCCAGATGAGATGGCACGGGACCTAGAGCAG ggtgaCGTGTCAGAGACAATCAGAGTCTTCTTTGAGCAGAGCAAGTCTTTTCCCCCAGCTGCCAAGAGCCTCCTTACCATCCAGGAAGTGGATGAGTTCCTTCTGCGGCTGTCCAAGCTCACCAAGGAGGATGAGCAGCAACAGGCCCTGCAGGACATTGCCTCCAG GTGTACAGCCAATGACCTTAAATGCATCATCAGGTTGATCAAACATGATCTGAAGATGAACTCAGGTGCAAAACATGT GTTAGACGCCCTTGACCCCAATGCCTATGAAGCCTTCAAAGCCTCGCGCAACCTGCAGGATGTGGTGGAGCGGGTCCTTCGCAATGAGCAGGAGGTGGAGAAGAAGCCAGGCCAGAGACGAGCTCTGAGCGTCCAGGCCTCACTGATGACACCTGTGCAGCCCATGCTG GCGGAGGCCTGCAAGTCCATTGAGTATGCAATGAAGAAGTGTCCCAATGGCATGTTCTCTGAGATCAAGTACGATGGAGAGCGAGTCCAAGTGCATAAGAATGGGGACCACTTCAGCTACTTCAGCCGCAGTCTCAAGCCCGTCTTGCCTCACAAG GTGGTCCACTTTAAGGACTACATCCCCCAAGCTTTTCCTGGGGGCCAAAGCATGATCTTGGACTCGGAGGTGCTTCTGATTGACAACAAGACAGGGAAGCCACTGCCCTTTGGGACTCTGGGAGTGCACAAG AAAGCGGCCTTTCAGGATGCCAATGTCtgcctgtttgtttttgattGTATCTACTTTAATGATGTCAGCTTGATGGACAG GCCTCTGTGTGAGCGGCGGAAGTTTCTTCATGAGAACATGGTTGAAATTCCAAACCGGATCATGTTCTCAGAAATGAAACGAGTCACA AAAGCTTCGGACTTGGCTGACATGATAACCCGGGTGATCCGGGAGGGATTGGAGGGGCTGGTGCTGAAGGATGTGAAG GGTACATATGAGCCTGGGAAGCGGCACTGGCTGAAAGTGAAGAAAGACTATTTGAATGAGGGGGCCATGGCCGACACAGCTGACCTGGTGGTCCTTGGGGCCTTCTATGGGCAAGGGAGCAAAG GCGGCATGATGTCAATCTTCCTCATGGGCTGCTATGACCCTGGCAGCCAGAAGTGGTGCACAGTCACCAAGTGTGCAGGAGGCCATGACGATGCCACACTTGCCCGCCTTCAGAAGGAACTAGACATGGTGAAGATCAGCAAG GACCCCAGCAAAATACCCAGCTGGCTGAAGGTCAACAAGATCTACTATCCTGACTTCATCGTCCCAGACCCAAAG AAAGCTGCTGTGTGGGAGATCACAGGGGCTGAATTCTCCAAATCGGAGGCTCACACAGCTGATGGGATCTCCATCCGATTCCCTCGCTGCACCCGAATCCGAGATGATAAGGACTGGAAATCTGCCACTAACCTTCCTCAACTCAAG GAACTGTACCAGCTGTCCAAGGAGAAAGCAGACTTCACTGTAATGGCTGGAGATGAAGGAAGCTCTACTACAGGGGGTAGCAGTGAAGAGAATAAAGGTCCCTCGGGGTCTTCTGTGTCCCACAAGGCTCCCATCGCCTCCCCCAGCAAGCCATACACCAGTACCAAGAAAGCAGAAGGGAAGCTGAGTAACTCCAACAGCAAAAGCG GCAACATGCTGACTGCAAAGCCTTCCCCTGTGACAATGGGAGAGAAGCTGGCCATGAAGTCTTCTCCGGTGAAAGTGGGGGAGAAGCGGAAAGCTGCTGATGAGACCCTGTGCCAAACAAAG GTGCTACTGGACATCTTCACTGGGGTGCGGCTGTACTTGCCGCCCTCCACACCAGACTTCAGCCGTCTCAGACGCTACTTTGTGGCATTCGACGGGGACCTGGTACAGGAATTTGATATGGCCTCAGCCACGCATATTCTGTGTAGCAGGGACAAGAACCCTTCAGCCCAGCAGGTCTCCCCAGAGTGGATTTGGGCATGTATCCGGAAACGGAGACTGGTAGCTCCCTGCTAG
- the LIG3 gene encoding DNA ligase 3 isoform X5, which produces MSLAFKILFPQTIRALSQKEPCLFRGHHWPDVRQFSQWSETDLLHGQRLFLRRKPILSFQESHLRSRATYLVCLPGLHVGLCSGPCEMAEQRFCVDYAKRGTAGCKKCKEKIVKGICRIGKVVPNPFSESGGDMKEWYHIKCMFEKLERARATTKKIEDLTELEGWEELEDNEKEQITQHIADLSSKAASTPKKKAVVQAKLTTTGQVTSPVKGTSFVTSTNPRKFSGFSAAKPNTSGEAPSSPTRKTSLSSSKCDPRHKDCLLREFRKLCAMVADNSSYNTKTQIIQDFLRKGSAGDGFHGDVYLTVKLLLPGVIKSVYNLNDKQIVKLFSRIFNCNPDEMARDLEQGDVSETIRVFFEQSKSFPPAAKSLLTIQEVDEFLLRLSKLTKEDEQQQALQDIASRCTANDLKCIIRLIKHDLKMNSGAKHVLDALDPNAYEAFKASRNLQDVVERVLRNEQEVEKKPGQRRALSVQASLMTPVQPMLAEACKSIEYAMKKCPNGMFSEIKYDGERVQVHKNGDHFSYFSRSLKPVLPHKVVHFKDYIPQAFPGGQSMILDSEVLLIDNKTGKPLPFGTLGVHKKAAFQDANVCLFVFDCIYFNDVSLMDRPLCERRKFLHENMVEIPNRIMFSEMKRVTKASDLADMITRVIREGLEGLVLKDVKGTYEPGKRHWLKVKKDYLNEGAMADTADLVVLGAFYGQGSKGGMMSIFLMGCYDPGSQKWCTVTKCAGGHDDATLARLQKELDMVKISKDPSKIPSWLKVNKIYYPDFIVPDPKKAAVWEITGAEFSKSEAHTADGISIRFPRCTRIRDDKDWKSATNLPQLKELYQLSKEKADFTVMAGDEGSSTTGGSSEENKGPSGSSVSHKAPIASPSKPYTSTKKAEGKLSNSNSKSGNMLTAKPSPVTMGEKLAMKSSPVKVGEKRKAADETLCQTKRRPASEQRGRRTVPAGRR; this is translated from the exons ATGTCTTTGGCTTTCAAGATCCTCTTTCCACAAACCATCCGTGCACTCAGCCAAAAAGAACCGTGCCTATTCCGAGGACATCACTGGCCTGATGTAAGACAATTCAGCCAGTGGTCAGAAACAGATCTGCTTCATGGCCAGCGCCTCTTCCTGAGAAGAAAGCCTATTCTGTCATTCCAGGAAAGCCATCTAAGATCACGTGCCACCTACCTTGTTTGCTTGCCAGGGTTGCATGTGGGACTCTGCAGTGGCCCCTGTGAGATGGCTGAGCAACGGTTCTGTGTGGACTATGCCAAGCGTGGCACAGCTGGCTGCAAAAAATGCAAGGAAAAGATTGTGAAGGGCATATGCCGAATTGGCAAAGTGGTACCAAATCCCTTCTCAGAGTCTGGGGGTGATATGAAAGAGTGGTACCACATTAAATGCATGTTTGAGAAACTAGAGCGGGCCCGGGCCACCACAAAAAAAATCGAGGACCTCACAGAGCTGGAAGGCTGGGAGGAACTGGAAGATAATGAGAAGGAACAGATAACCCAGCACATTGCAG ATCTGTCCTCTAAGGCAGCAAGTACACCAAAGAAGAaagctgttgtccaggctaagtTGACAACCACTGGCCAGGTGACATCTCCAGTGAAAGGCACCTCATTTGTTACCAGTACTAATCCCCGGAAATTTTCTGGCTTTTCAG CAGCCAAACCCAACACCTCTGGGGAAGCCCCCTCAAGCCCCACCCGTAAGACAAGTCTGTCTTCAAGCAAATGTGACCCCAGGCATAAGGACTGTCTGCTACGGGAGTTTCGAAAGTTGTGCGCCATGGTGGCTGATAATTCTAGCTACAACACCAAGACCCAGATCATCCAGGACTTCCTTCGGAAAGGCTCAGCAGGAG ATGGTTTCCACGGTGATGTGTACCTAACAGTGAAGCTGCTGCTGCCAGGAGTCATTAAGAGTGTTTACAACTTGAATGATAAGCAGATTGTGAAGCTTTTCAGTCGCATCTTTAACTGCAACCCAGATGAGATGGCACGGGACCTAGAGCAG ggtgaCGTGTCAGAGACAATCAGAGTCTTCTTTGAGCAGAGCAAGTCTTTTCCCCCAGCTGCCAAGAGCCTCCTTACCATCCAGGAAGTGGATGAGTTCCTTCTGCGGCTGTCCAAGCTCACCAAGGAGGATGAGCAGCAACAGGCCCTGCAGGACATTGCCTCCAG GTGTACAGCCAATGACCTTAAATGCATCATCAGGTTGATCAAACATGATCTGAAGATGAACTCAGGTGCAAAACATGT GTTAGACGCCCTTGACCCCAATGCCTATGAAGCCTTCAAAGCCTCGCGCAACCTGCAGGATGTGGTGGAGCGGGTCCTTCGCAATGAGCAGGAGGTGGAGAAGAAGCCAGGCCAGAGACGAGCTCTGAGCGTCCAGGCCTCACTGATGACACCTGTGCAGCCCATGCTG GCGGAGGCCTGCAAGTCCATTGAGTATGCAATGAAGAAGTGTCCCAATGGCATGTTCTCTGAGATCAAGTACGATGGAGAGCGAGTCCAAGTGCATAAGAATGGGGACCACTTCAGCTACTTCAGCCGCAGTCTCAAGCCCGTCTTGCCTCACAAG GTGGTCCACTTTAAGGACTACATCCCCCAAGCTTTTCCTGGGGGCCAAAGCATGATCTTGGACTCGGAGGTGCTTCTGATTGACAACAAGACAGGGAAGCCACTGCCCTTTGGGACTCTGGGAGTGCACAAG AAAGCGGCCTTTCAGGATGCCAATGTCtgcctgtttgtttttgattGTATCTACTTTAATGATGTCAGCTTGATGGACAG GCCTCTGTGTGAGCGGCGGAAGTTTCTTCATGAGAACATGGTTGAAATTCCAAACCGGATCATGTTCTCAGAAATGAAACGAGTCACA AAAGCTTCGGACTTGGCTGACATGATAACCCGGGTGATCCGGGAGGGATTGGAGGGGCTGGTGCTGAAGGATGTGAAG GGTACATATGAGCCTGGGAAGCGGCACTGGCTGAAAGTGAAGAAAGACTATTTGAATGAGGGGGCCATGGCCGACACAGCTGACCTGGTGGTCCTTGGGGCCTTCTATGGGCAAGGGAGCAAAG GCGGCATGATGTCAATCTTCCTCATGGGCTGCTATGACCCTGGCAGCCAGAAGTGGTGCACAGTCACCAAGTGTGCAGGAGGCCATGACGATGCCACACTTGCCCGCCTTCAGAAGGAACTAGACATGGTGAAGATCAGCAAG GACCCCAGCAAAATACCCAGCTGGCTGAAGGTCAACAAGATCTACTATCCTGACTTCATCGTCCCAGACCCAAAG AAAGCTGCTGTGTGGGAGATCACAGGGGCTGAATTCTCCAAATCGGAGGCTCACACAGCTGATGGGATCTCCATCCGATTCCCTCGCTGCACCCGAATCCGAGATGATAAGGACTGGAAATCTGCCACTAACCTTCCTCAACTCAAG GAACTGTACCAGCTGTCCAAGGAGAAAGCAGACTTCACTGTAATGGCTGGAGATGAAGGAAGCTCTACTACAGGGGGTAGCAGTGAAGAGAATAAAGGTCCCTCGGGGTCTTCTGTGTCCCACAAGGCTCCCATCGCCTCCCCCAGCAAGCCATACACCAGTACCAAGAAAGCAGAAGGGAAGCTGAGTAACTCCAACAGCAAAAGCG GCAACATGCTGACTGCAAAGCCTTCCCCTGTGACAATGGGAGAGAAGCTGGCCATGAAGTCTTCTCCGGTGAAAGTGGGGGAGAAGCGGAAAGCTGCTGATGAGACCCTGTGCCAAACAAAG AGGCGGCCAGCCAGCgagcagagaggaaggagaactgtgccAGCAGGCAGGAGATAG